One Ahaetulla prasina isolate Xishuangbanna chromosome 1, ASM2864084v1, whole genome shotgun sequence DNA window includes the following coding sequences:
- the HSF5 gene encoding heat shock factor protein 5, whose translation MEDPLLSAAPINPNNFPAKLWRLVNSPRFRSIRWDARGEGLLIDQPLFEAELLGAGGSGMAVAVGGGPGGDGAGPTSAGGSSVSPSSSSTSSSPELFKTTNFTSFIRQLNLYGFRKVVLGPPGGSGGSSSGGGSTAGASAAASAPGGPLHHFHSPHFRRDRPDLLVHLKRLTSANKAKLAAGLEVTSRPPNRFQRLLSTSLHGGEALLSQQHHNPPPAHAGAVAAKNDNKPGERGGPPLTLEQVHRSFRRDSLSPYSYLSPSSHNQNAFPLKGSDRTPFPPRTWQNSLGMLPGQVETSAFSDKSVPFPVLQRFPTEVTYTLQPSSTSVHIQQGPQTMAPSSQKYTSYAASAPYSQAYYPTAVLQCCSPPTHMDPLSGCGSPTASIYTHCSYFQNPPMQSSYPVEFLPSNWSCNTSDENKKTEVNLEAVFQIVDEMHSSPKLEMVKVEPVENQCPTSQSNRNQQLIVNSGNSDTASSGQTSHLEPLTPVGSDITSFVVESEQAIACSLPQSPGFIYAIHTTEPVENTTAQIVQQPTVTPQTSAKVKEQLNQSSAVSPMVFVQEELPFSQPQEDPNIKCETNTSETVASSEQIGFLVSEVGPLNKCAKDSVSSIQSKCRERRSSSQKGKSPDLHLLVDVACKQEHFPKEEELRE comes from the exons ATGGAGGACCCACTGCTCTCGGCCGCGCCCATTAACCCCAACAACTTCCCCGCCAAGCTGTGGCGCCTGGTCAACAGCCCGCGCTTCCGCTCCATCCGCTGGGACGCTCGGGGCGAGGGACTCCTCATCGACCAGCCCTTGTTCGAAGCCGAGCTCCTGGGCGCGGGCGGCAGCGGAATGGCCGTCGCAGTGGGAGGCGGCCCTGGGGGCGATGGCGCCGGCCCCACCTCCGCCGGCGGCTCTTCAGTGTCTCCGTCTTCGTCGTCCACCTCCTCCTCACCGGAGCTGTTCAAGACAACCAATTTCACTAGTTTCATCCGGCAGCTCAATTTGTACGGCTTCCGCAAAGTGGTGCTAGGCCCGCCGGGAGGCAGTGGGGGCTCTTCGTCTGGCGGCGGATCCACCGCAGGCGCCTCAGCCGCCGCCTCGGCTCCCGGCGGCCCTTTGCACCATTTTCACAGCCCGCACTTTCGCCGCGACCGACCCGATCTGTTGGTTCACCTCAAACGCCTGACTAGCGCGAACAAGGCCAAGCTCGCCGCAGGCCTGGAAGTCACCAGCCGGCCACCCAACCGCTTCCAGCGCCTGCTCAGCACCTCCCTTCACGGTGGCGAGGccctcctcagccagcaacatcACAATCCCCCGCCGGCACATGCGGGGGCCGTAGCTGCCAAGAACGACAACAAGCCCGGTGAGAGAGGAGGGC CTCCATTGACTTTAGAACAGGTTCATCGATCTTTTCGGCGAGACAGTTTATCTCCTTATTCCTACCTGTCACCATCATCTCACAACCAAAATGCTTTTCCACTGAAAGGTTCCGATCGGACTCCTTTTCCTCCCAGAACATGGCAGAACTCCCTTGGAATGCTCCCAGGTCAGGTGGAGACTTCAGCTTTTTCAGACAAAAGTGTACCATTTCCTGTGTTGCAGAGGTTCCCAACGGAGGTAACTTATACTCTGCAGCCCAGCTCTACATCTGTGCATATTCAACAAGGGCCTCAGACAATGGCTCCATCTTCCCAGAAATATACCAGTTATGCAGCTTCAGCACCATATTCCCAAGCTTACTATCCAACAG cTGTATTACAATGTTGTTCACCACCTACCCACATGGATCCCCTAAGTGGTTGTGGTAGTCCTACAGCCTCAATCTATACACACTGCAGCTATTTTCAG AATCCACCAATGCAATCTTCATATCCAGTTGAATTTTTGCCTTCTAATTGGTCCTGCAACACCTCTGATGAAAACAAGAAGACAGAAGTCAATCTAGAAGCTGTCTTCCAGATTGTTGATGAAATGCATTCATCCCCAAAGCTGGAAATGGTAAAAGTAGAACCAGTGGAGAACCAATGTCCGACTTCACAGTCAAATCGAAACCAGCAATTAATAGTTAATTCAGGGAATAGTGATACAGCTTCTTCAGGTCAAACCAGCCACTTAGAACCTCTAACACCTGTAGGCTCAGATATCACATCCTTTGTTGTAGAGTCTGAACAAGCTATAGCATGCTCCTTGCCACAGTCTCCAGGGTTTATCTACGCTATTCATACCACAGAACCTGTGGAGAATACCACAGCTCAAATAGTGCAACAGCCTACAGTCACACCACAAACATCAGCAAAGGTCAAAGAACAACTGAACcagtcttctgcagtgtctcccaTGGTATTTGTTCAAGAGGAGCTTCCATTCAGTCAGCCACAG GAGGATCCTAATATAAAGTGTGAGACAAATACATCAGAGACTGTTGCATCCTCAGAACAAATTGGTTTCCTCGTTTCAGAGGTGGGTCCTCTCAACAAATGTGCCAAAGATTCAGTTTCATCCATCCAAAGCAAATGCAGAGAAAGAAGGAGCAGTTCACAGAAGGGCAAATCCCCTG